The proteins below are encoded in one region of Diorhabda carinulata isolate Delta chromosome 3, icDioCari1.1, whole genome shotgun sequence:
- the LOC130891760 gene encoding U4/U6.U5 tri-snRNP-associated protein 1 isoform X1, translated as MHNNKRSVTFTWLTFKSKILLKLLGNEVYVNLENMGSSSKKSKDRESRKRRHDDTSGYDTPKEKRHKHKKHHHKDKRRERSKYYEDDGKYRHYDNVDKKTKKTYESDDSDIIEIIDNDPSLPQDTSKSHHSESPVHTTSNKQNVESLSIEETNKLRAKLGLKPLDLGNSGSNSSDNMSNHNKESDLKKDDLGEFYHKPAENLIQKAQQEKIRSKLQEIREKRQIHSKLSSVKTLGESDSEDDLSLWVDKSRKIDQAKKEAEKRAKMLEELDAQFGISDFVESENKAKMKNKYTEKDLKGLTVQHDVDSFDEEKTVILTLKDKGVLEEDEDILQNVNMIDNERYKKNIENKKKKAEYNPYEDSEFDEYGNYQEKSLLSKYDEEIDGVKKDNFKIGFDNVIERKQQAALSIKAKLAKKRLESVADTGLKIASDYYNEEELAKFKKPKKKVRKIRSKGKLLTADELKPDNSGIEAIGSRRPKIKQDVDYDIDDVPLANIPTDLKVDDDKDDLLEKALHKARKIKQKENVIANIIKTEIKPEQEDENLDGNNIVLNATAEFCRTLGDIPTYGKSGNREETEDATDLEKEIKEDTVDSDDDCEIIEATGWNSVDTNQQGISSTQIGVQDVQILGEEPDVSTGVAAALQLAMSKGYLDKEENNRPSNSRLAHLQAKNYSIEDKAYGDDGDRQGRRERYAGPITDFKEKEGFKPNVKLEYIDDEGHILNSKEAFRYLSHKFHGKGPGKNKVEKRIQKGVQEQLMKKMSSTDTPLGTLHMLQAKQKETQSPFVVLSGNKQSQSTSLSKTRR; from the exons ATGCACAACAACAAACGTTCGGTTACGTTTACTTGGTTAACTTTTAAGTCGAAGATCTTGTTAAAGCTATTAGGAAACGAGGTATATGTCAATCTTGAAAA CATGGGTTCCAGTAGTAAAAAATCTAAGGATAGGGAGTCGAGAAAGAGGCGTCATGATGATACTAGTGGATATGATACTCCAAAAGAAAAGAGGCACAAGCACAAAAAGCACCATCATAAGGATAAAAGACGAGAGAGGTCTAAATATTATGAAGACGATGGCAAATATCGTCATTATGATAATGTggacaagaaaacaaaaaaaacctaTGAAAGTGATG aTTCAGATATTATTGAGATCATTGATAATGACCCATCTCTACCTCAAGATACCTCTAAATCACACCATTCAGAATCTCCTGTGCACACAacttcaaataaacaaaatgttgaGAGTCTGTCAATAGAAGAAACTAATAAACTTAGAGCAAAGTTAGGTCTAAAACCATTAGATTTGGGTAATTCTGGAAGCAATTCATCTGATAATATGAGCAATCACAATAAAGAAAGTGATTTGAAGAAGGACGATTTGGgtgaattttatcataaacCAGCAGAAAATCTAATCCAGAAAGcacaacaagaaaaaattcGTTCCAAACTTCAAGAAATACGTGAAAAACGACAAATTCACTCTAAATTATCTTCAGTAAAGACTTTAGGAGAAAGTGACAGTGAAGATGACTTATCATTATGGGTAGacaaaagtagaaaaattgaTCAAGCTAAAAAAGAAGCAGAGAAACGAGCTAAAATGTTAGAAGAGTTAGACGCTCAGTTTGGTATAAGTGATTTCGTCGAATCTGAGAATAAAGCGAAGATGAAAAATAAGTACACAGAAAAAGATCTTAAAGGACTCACTGTTCAACATGATGTTGATAGTTTCGACGAggaaaaaactgttattttgacattgaaagaTAAGGGAGTTTTAGAAGAAGATGAAGATATATTGCAGAATGTAAACATGATAGACAATGAAagatacaagaaaaatattgaaaacaaaaagaagaaagcCGAGTATAATCCATACGAGGATTCTGAATTTGATGAATATggaaattatcaagaaaaaagtttattgtcAAAGTATGATGAAGAAATAGATGGtgttaaaaaagataattttaagaTAGGTTTTGATAATGTTATTGAACGCAAACAACAAGCAGCTCTTTCAATTAAAGCCAAATTGGCTAAGAAACGTCTAGAAAGTGTTGCTGATACAGGACTCAAAATAGCCTCAGACTACTACAATGAAGAAGAATTAGCTAAgtttaaaaaaccaaaaaagaaagTCAGGAAAATAAGAAGCAAGGGAAAATTGTTAACAGCTGACGAATTAAAACCTGACAATTCTGGAATAGAAGCTATAGGTTCTAGAAGACCTAAAATTAAACAAGATGTAGATTATGATATAGATGATGTACCATTAGCTAATATTCCCACTGATCTGAAAGTAGATGATGATAAAGATGATTTATTGGAAAAGGCTTTACACAAAGCtagaaaaatcaaacaaaaagaaaatgttatagCTAACataattaaaactgaaattaaacCAGAACAAGAAGACGAAAATCTAGATGGAAATAACATAGTTTTAAATGCCACAGCTGAATTTTGTCGTACACTGGGAGATATCCCAACCTATGGCAAGTCTGGTAATAGAGAAGAAACTGAAGATGCAACAGACCTTgagaaagaaattaaagaagatACAGTCGATAGTGATGATGATTGTGAAATTATCGAAGCTACAGGTTGGAATAGTGTAGATACCAATCAGCAAGGTATAAGTTCTACCCAAATTGGTGTTCAAGATGTGCAAATATTGGGCGAAGAACCTGATGTTAGTACTGGGGTAGCAGCTGCTCTTCAATTAGCTATGAGCAAAG gttatcTTGATAAGGAAGAGAACAATCGACCATCGAATTCACGTTTAGCACATCTCCAAGCGAAAAATTACTCTATAGAAGATAAGGCATATGGAGACGATGGAGATCGACAGGGCAGAAGGGAAAGATATGCTGGTCCCATAActgattttaaagaaaaagaaggtTTCAAACCAAATgttaaattagaatatattgATGACGAAGGTCATATTTTAAATTCCAAAGAAGCTTTTAG atatttatcCCATAAGTTCCATGGAAAAGGCCCGGGcaaaaataaagtagaaaaaagGATTCAGAAGGGCGTACAAGagcaattaatgaaaaaaatgagttcaaCTGATACTCCACTGGGAACTCTGCATATGTTACAGGCTAAACAAAAGGAAACACAATCACCGTTTGTAGTTTTATCAGGTAACAAACAATCCCAATCGACATCTTTATCTAAAACGAggcgataa
- the LOC130891760 gene encoding U4/U6.U5 tri-snRNP-associated protein 1 isoform X2, which translates to MHNNKRSVTFTWLTFKSKILLKLLGNEVYVNLENSKKSKDRESRKRRHDDTSGYDTPKEKRHKHKKHHHKDKRRERSKYYEDDGKYRHYDNVDKKTKKTYESDDSDIIEIIDNDPSLPQDTSKSHHSESPVHTTSNKQNVESLSIEETNKLRAKLGLKPLDLGNSGSNSSDNMSNHNKESDLKKDDLGEFYHKPAENLIQKAQQEKIRSKLQEIREKRQIHSKLSSVKTLGESDSEDDLSLWVDKSRKIDQAKKEAEKRAKMLEELDAQFGISDFVESENKAKMKNKYTEKDLKGLTVQHDVDSFDEEKTVILTLKDKGVLEEDEDILQNVNMIDNERYKKNIENKKKKAEYNPYEDSEFDEYGNYQEKSLLSKYDEEIDGVKKDNFKIGFDNVIERKQQAALSIKAKLAKKRLESVADTGLKIASDYYNEEELAKFKKPKKKVRKIRSKGKLLTADELKPDNSGIEAIGSRRPKIKQDVDYDIDDVPLANIPTDLKVDDDKDDLLEKALHKARKIKQKENVIANIIKTEIKPEQEDENLDGNNIVLNATAEFCRTLGDIPTYGKSGNREETEDATDLEKEIKEDTVDSDDDCEIIEATGWNSVDTNQQGISSTQIGVQDVQILGEEPDVSTGVAAALQLAMSKGYLDKEENNRPSNSRLAHLQAKNYSIEDKAYGDDGDRQGRRERYAGPITDFKEKEGFKPNVKLEYIDDEGHILNSKEAFRYLSHKFHGKGPGKNKVEKRIQKGVQEQLMKKMSSTDTPLGTLHMLQAKQKETQSPFVVLSGNKQSQSTSLSKTRR; encoded by the exons ATGCACAACAACAAACGTTCGGTTACGTTTACTTGGTTAACTTTTAAGTCGAAGATCTTGTTAAAGCTATTAGGAAACGAGGTATATGTCAATCTTGAAAA TAGTAAAAAATCTAAGGATAGGGAGTCGAGAAAGAGGCGTCATGATGATACTAGTGGATATGATACTCCAAAAGAAAAGAGGCACAAGCACAAAAAGCACCATCATAAGGATAAAAGACGAGAGAGGTCTAAATATTATGAAGACGATGGCAAATATCGTCATTATGATAATGTggacaagaaaacaaaaaaaacctaTGAAAGTGATG aTTCAGATATTATTGAGATCATTGATAATGACCCATCTCTACCTCAAGATACCTCTAAATCACACCATTCAGAATCTCCTGTGCACACAacttcaaataaacaaaatgttgaGAGTCTGTCAATAGAAGAAACTAATAAACTTAGAGCAAAGTTAGGTCTAAAACCATTAGATTTGGGTAATTCTGGAAGCAATTCATCTGATAATATGAGCAATCACAATAAAGAAAGTGATTTGAAGAAGGACGATTTGGgtgaattttatcataaacCAGCAGAAAATCTAATCCAGAAAGcacaacaagaaaaaattcGTTCCAAACTTCAAGAAATACGTGAAAAACGACAAATTCACTCTAAATTATCTTCAGTAAAGACTTTAGGAGAAAGTGACAGTGAAGATGACTTATCATTATGGGTAGacaaaagtagaaaaattgaTCAAGCTAAAAAAGAAGCAGAGAAACGAGCTAAAATGTTAGAAGAGTTAGACGCTCAGTTTGGTATAAGTGATTTCGTCGAATCTGAGAATAAAGCGAAGATGAAAAATAAGTACACAGAAAAAGATCTTAAAGGACTCACTGTTCAACATGATGTTGATAGTTTCGACGAggaaaaaactgttattttgacattgaaagaTAAGGGAGTTTTAGAAGAAGATGAAGATATATTGCAGAATGTAAACATGATAGACAATGAAagatacaagaaaaatattgaaaacaaaaagaagaaagcCGAGTATAATCCATACGAGGATTCTGAATTTGATGAATATggaaattatcaagaaaaaagtttattgtcAAAGTATGATGAAGAAATAGATGGtgttaaaaaagataattttaagaTAGGTTTTGATAATGTTATTGAACGCAAACAACAAGCAGCTCTTTCAATTAAAGCCAAATTGGCTAAGAAACGTCTAGAAAGTGTTGCTGATACAGGACTCAAAATAGCCTCAGACTACTACAATGAAGAAGAATTAGCTAAgtttaaaaaaccaaaaaagaaagTCAGGAAAATAAGAAGCAAGGGAAAATTGTTAACAGCTGACGAATTAAAACCTGACAATTCTGGAATAGAAGCTATAGGTTCTAGAAGACCTAAAATTAAACAAGATGTAGATTATGATATAGATGATGTACCATTAGCTAATATTCCCACTGATCTGAAAGTAGATGATGATAAAGATGATTTATTGGAAAAGGCTTTACACAAAGCtagaaaaatcaaacaaaaagaaaatgttatagCTAACataattaaaactgaaattaaacCAGAACAAGAAGACGAAAATCTAGATGGAAATAACATAGTTTTAAATGCCACAGCTGAATTTTGTCGTACACTGGGAGATATCCCAACCTATGGCAAGTCTGGTAATAGAGAAGAAACTGAAGATGCAACAGACCTTgagaaagaaattaaagaagatACAGTCGATAGTGATGATGATTGTGAAATTATCGAAGCTACAGGTTGGAATAGTGTAGATACCAATCAGCAAGGTATAAGTTCTACCCAAATTGGTGTTCAAGATGTGCAAATATTGGGCGAAGAACCTGATGTTAGTACTGGGGTAGCAGCTGCTCTTCAATTAGCTATGAGCAAAG gttatcTTGATAAGGAAGAGAACAATCGACCATCGAATTCACGTTTAGCACATCTCCAAGCGAAAAATTACTCTATAGAAGATAAGGCATATGGAGACGATGGAGATCGACAGGGCAGAAGGGAAAGATATGCTGGTCCCATAActgattttaaagaaaaagaaggtTTCAAACCAAATgttaaattagaatatattgATGACGAAGGTCATATTTTAAATTCCAAAGAAGCTTTTAG atatttatcCCATAAGTTCCATGGAAAAGGCCCGGGcaaaaataaagtagaaaaaagGATTCAGAAGGGCGTACAAGagcaattaatgaaaaaaatgagttcaaCTGATACTCCACTGGGAACTCTGCATATGTTACAGGCTAAACAAAAGGAAACACAATCACCGTTTGTAGTTTTATCAGGTAACAAACAATCCCAATCGACATCTTTATCTAAAACGAggcgataa
- the LOC130891760 gene encoding U4/U6.U5 tri-snRNP-associated protein 1 isoform X3 codes for MGSSSKKSKDRESRKRRHDDTSGYDTPKEKRHKHKKHHHKDKRRERSKYYEDDGKYRHYDNVDKKTKKTYESDDSDIIEIIDNDPSLPQDTSKSHHSESPVHTTSNKQNVESLSIEETNKLRAKLGLKPLDLGNSGSNSSDNMSNHNKESDLKKDDLGEFYHKPAENLIQKAQQEKIRSKLQEIREKRQIHSKLSSVKTLGESDSEDDLSLWVDKSRKIDQAKKEAEKRAKMLEELDAQFGISDFVESENKAKMKNKYTEKDLKGLTVQHDVDSFDEEKTVILTLKDKGVLEEDEDILQNVNMIDNERYKKNIENKKKKAEYNPYEDSEFDEYGNYQEKSLLSKYDEEIDGVKKDNFKIGFDNVIERKQQAALSIKAKLAKKRLESVADTGLKIASDYYNEEELAKFKKPKKKVRKIRSKGKLLTADELKPDNSGIEAIGSRRPKIKQDVDYDIDDVPLANIPTDLKVDDDKDDLLEKALHKARKIKQKENVIANIIKTEIKPEQEDENLDGNNIVLNATAEFCRTLGDIPTYGKSGNREETEDATDLEKEIKEDTVDSDDDCEIIEATGWNSVDTNQQGISSTQIGVQDVQILGEEPDVSTGVAAALQLAMSKGYLDKEENNRPSNSRLAHLQAKNYSIEDKAYGDDGDRQGRRERYAGPITDFKEKEGFKPNVKLEYIDDEGHILNSKEAFRYLSHKFHGKGPGKNKVEKRIQKGVQEQLMKKMSSTDTPLGTLHMLQAKQKETQSPFVVLSGNKQSQSTSLSKTRR; via the exons ATGGGTTCCAGTAGTAAAAAATCTAAGGATAGGGAGTCGAGAAAGAGGCGTCATGATGATACTAGTGGATATGATACTCCAAAAGAAAAGAGGCACAAGCACAAAAAGCACCATCATAAGGATAAAAGACGAGAGAGGTCTAAATATTATGAAGACGATGGCAAATATCGTCATTATGATAATGTggacaagaaaacaaaaaaaacctaTGAAAGTGATG aTTCAGATATTATTGAGATCATTGATAATGACCCATCTCTACCTCAAGATACCTCTAAATCACACCATTCAGAATCTCCTGTGCACACAacttcaaataaacaaaatgttgaGAGTCTGTCAATAGAAGAAACTAATAAACTTAGAGCAAAGTTAGGTCTAAAACCATTAGATTTGGGTAATTCTGGAAGCAATTCATCTGATAATATGAGCAATCACAATAAAGAAAGTGATTTGAAGAAGGACGATTTGGgtgaattttatcataaacCAGCAGAAAATCTAATCCAGAAAGcacaacaagaaaaaattcGTTCCAAACTTCAAGAAATACGTGAAAAACGACAAATTCACTCTAAATTATCTTCAGTAAAGACTTTAGGAGAAAGTGACAGTGAAGATGACTTATCATTATGGGTAGacaaaagtagaaaaattgaTCAAGCTAAAAAAGAAGCAGAGAAACGAGCTAAAATGTTAGAAGAGTTAGACGCTCAGTTTGGTATAAGTGATTTCGTCGAATCTGAGAATAAAGCGAAGATGAAAAATAAGTACACAGAAAAAGATCTTAAAGGACTCACTGTTCAACATGATGTTGATAGTTTCGACGAggaaaaaactgttattttgacattgaaagaTAAGGGAGTTTTAGAAGAAGATGAAGATATATTGCAGAATGTAAACATGATAGACAATGAAagatacaagaaaaatattgaaaacaaaaagaagaaagcCGAGTATAATCCATACGAGGATTCTGAATTTGATGAATATggaaattatcaagaaaaaagtttattgtcAAAGTATGATGAAGAAATAGATGGtgttaaaaaagataattttaagaTAGGTTTTGATAATGTTATTGAACGCAAACAACAAGCAGCTCTTTCAATTAAAGCCAAATTGGCTAAGAAACGTCTAGAAAGTGTTGCTGATACAGGACTCAAAATAGCCTCAGACTACTACAATGAAGAAGAATTAGCTAAgtttaaaaaaccaaaaaagaaagTCAGGAAAATAAGAAGCAAGGGAAAATTGTTAACAGCTGACGAATTAAAACCTGACAATTCTGGAATAGAAGCTATAGGTTCTAGAAGACCTAAAATTAAACAAGATGTAGATTATGATATAGATGATGTACCATTAGCTAATATTCCCACTGATCTGAAAGTAGATGATGATAAAGATGATTTATTGGAAAAGGCTTTACACAAAGCtagaaaaatcaaacaaaaagaaaatgttatagCTAACataattaaaactgaaattaaacCAGAACAAGAAGACGAAAATCTAGATGGAAATAACATAGTTTTAAATGCCACAGCTGAATTTTGTCGTACACTGGGAGATATCCCAACCTATGGCAAGTCTGGTAATAGAGAAGAAACTGAAGATGCAACAGACCTTgagaaagaaattaaagaagatACAGTCGATAGTGATGATGATTGTGAAATTATCGAAGCTACAGGTTGGAATAGTGTAGATACCAATCAGCAAGGTATAAGTTCTACCCAAATTGGTGTTCAAGATGTGCAAATATTGGGCGAAGAACCTGATGTTAGTACTGGGGTAGCAGCTGCTCTTCAATTAGCTATGAGCAAAG gttatcTTGATAAGGAAGAGAACAATCGACCATCGAATTCACGTTTAGCACATCTCCAAGCGAAAAATTACTCTATAGAAGATAAGGCATATGGAGACGATGGAGATCGACAGGGCAGAAGGGAAAGATATGCTGGTCCCATAActgattttaaagaaaaagaaggtTTCAAACCAAATgttaaattagaatatattgATGACGAAGGTCATATTTTAAATTCCAAAGAAGCTTTTAG atatttatcCCATAAGTTCCATGGAAAAGGCCCGGGcaaaaataaagtagaaaaaagGATTCAGAAGGGCGTACAAGagcaattaatgaaaaaaatgagttcaaCTGATACTCCACTGGGAACTCTGCATATGTTACAGGCTAAACAAAAGGAAACACAATCACCGTTTGTAGTTTTATCAGGTAACAAACAATCCCAATCGACATCTTTATCTAAAACGAggcgataa